In one Deltaproteobacteria bacterium genomic region, the following are encoded:
- a CDS encoding STAS domain-containing protein yields MAKEEKKGTTIATPINILWENILMIPIFGAIDSKQAQEIMENILTRISDSGSKVIILDILGVATVDTAVANYILKITRATGLMGCRCIVSGISPAIAQTLVNLGVGLEGVATTASLRDALETAFDTIGLEVRKIKKVP; encoded by the coding sequence ATGGCAAAGGAAGAAAAAAAAGGGACAACAATAGCAACGCCGATTAACATACTCTGGGAAAATATATTAATGATTCCCATATTCGGCGCTATAGATTCAAAGCAGGCCCAAGAAATAATGGAAAACATACTGACAAGGATATCCGATAGCGGATCAAAGGTCATCATACTCGATATTCTTGGGGTGGCCACTGTGGATACTGCTGTGGCGAATTATATCCTCAAAATAACCAGGGCAACCGGACTTATGGGTTGCAGGTGCATTGTCTCCGGTATATCCCCGGCAATTGCCCAGACATTGGTTAACCTGGGAGTTGGCCTGGAAGGCGTTGCTACCACAGCCAGTTTACGCGATGCACTTGAAACCGCCTTTGATACGATAGGCCTTGAAGTGAGAAAAATAAAAAAGGTCCCATAA
- a CDS encoding STAS domain-containing protein, whose translation MVMQEDPTLSGVGMYVTRGCLVVPVQVELHDDLAPRVQAAVLQRINETGIKGVIIDLSGVAVMDSFLARAIFDTAEMASLLGAKTVITGLRPGVAAALIDLDFEPGDVPTAVSLEKGFRILEPVVWPKEALEEAEEPEAEVNNKEDAAAEDEDTGEEENSNDTE comes from the coding sequence ATGGTTATGCAAGAGGACCCCACTCTATCCGGGGTAGGAATGTATGTTACCCGGGGCTGTCTTGTAGTTCCTGTCCAGGTCGAACTACACGACGACCTGGCGCCCCGGGTTCAGGCGGCCGTCCTGCAAAGGATTAACGAGACAGGGATCAAAGGAGTGATTATTGATCTCTCAGGGGTTGCCGTAATGGACTCATTCCTCGCCCGGGCAATCTTTGATACAGCCGAAATGGCATCCCTGTTGGGAGCCAAAACGGTCATTACCGGCCTTAGACCTGGGGTGGCCGCGGCCCTGATTGACCTGGACTTTGAGCCCGGGGATGTCCCCACGGCTGTGAGCCTTGAAAAGGGATTTCGGATATTGGAGCCTGTGGTATGGCCCAAAGAGGCGTTAGAGGAGGCCGAAGAACCGGAAGCGGAAGTCAACAATAAGGAGGATGCGGCCGCAGAGGATGAAGATACAGGAGAAGAGGAAAACAGCAACGATACAGAATAA
- a CDS encoding anti-sigma regulatory factor yields MKIQEKRKTATIQNKEKRIEICEEVDIAEAVSEALVSAKTAGFSLTRQYMVAIAVSELATNIRNYAGKGEITIRALERETEKGIEIVAEDSGPGISDVEAGMQDGFTTSDGMGLGLPGVKRLMDEFVIETEPGAGTRITARKWN; encoded by the coding sequence ATGAAGATACAGGAGAAGAGGAAAACAGCAACGATACAGAATAAAGAAAAACGAATCGAAATCTGCGAGGAGGTTGACATTGCCGAGGCGGTCTCTGAGGCATTAGTATCAGCAAAAACAGCCGGTTTCAGCCTCACCAGGCAATATATGGTTGCAATCGCGGTCTCTGAGCTGGCCACGAATATACGCAACTATGCCGGGAAAGGGGAAATTACCATAAGAGCCCTTGAGAGAGAGACCGAAAAGGGGATTGAGATTGTCGCGGAAGACAGCGGTCCCGGCATATCCGATGTGGAAGCCGGCATGCAGGACGGTTTTACTACCTCAGACGGCATGGGCCTCGGGCTTCCCGGCGTAAAACGCCTGATGGATGAGTTTGTCATAGAGACTGAACCAGGGGCAGGAACCAGGATCACGGCAAGGAAATGGAACTAA
- a CDS encoding SpoIIE family protein phosphatase, whose translation MELTKMPEADYFLVKRALNNDTFCGDTGIIKEFDSKIFIGIIDVLGHGEGTHEIALTCEDFLGKNYRQDLVKTMEGLHRHIRGSRGAVAGLCLLDLKTGDLKYVGMGDITARKFGSSNITIISRAGVVGYVMPTPREERLKLYDGDVLVLYIDGVKKHFDMEDYPELISDNARTIATRIIERFGKEADDALCIALRYRI comes from the coding sequence ATGGAACTAACAAAGATGCCTGAAGCTGATTACTTCTTGGTGAAAAGAGCTCTGAACAATGATACTTTCTGCGGCGATACAGGGATTATCAAGGAATTTGACAGCAAGATATTTATCGGCATTATAGATGTCCTGGGGCATGGGGAAGGCACCCATGAGATTGCGCTGACTTGCGAGGATTTTCTGGGGAAGAATTATCGTCAGGACCTGGTCAAAACAATGGAGGGCCTCCATAGGCATATCAGGGGTTCACGGGGTGCAGTGGCCGGCCTGTGCCTTTTGGACTTGAAAACAGGTGACCTGAAATACGTTGGCATGGGTGACATAACCGCCAGAAAATTCGGTTCAAGCAACATCACGATTATTTCCAGGGCCGGCGTAGTCGGCTATGTAATGCCGACCCCGAGAGAAGAGAGATTGAAATTATACGACGGCGATGTCCTGGTATTATATATAGACGGAGTCAAAAAACATTTTGACATGGAAGATTACCCTGAACTGATATCGGACAACGCCAGGACAATAGCCACCCGCATTATTGAGCGATTCGGCAAAGAAGCAGATGACGCC